Proteins encoded by one window of Channa argus isolate prfri chromosome 13, Channa argus male v1.0, whole genome shotgun sequence:
- the zgc:56699 gene encoding gametocyte-specific factor 1 isoform X1, with the protein MATIRFETTSGPWPCRIATSERAQLKEEEADKSDWDPDKLLQCPFDKNHQIRACRFPYHLIKCRKNHPKLASELKTCPFNARHLLPKHELKHHMETCADRISMGNEDGGPTNEYCKWQVPVTTWVNPNMTEDWDNGWRRGLSIIFTQTLGHPVLSHGLELSHNLSLLCSESKWVHNLGLIFLN; encoded by the exons ATGGCAACCATCAGATTTGAAACCACTAGCGGCCCGTGGCCGTGCAGGATTGCTACTTCTGAGAGAGCACAGctgaaagaggaggaag CAGACAAAAGCGACTGGGACCCAGACAAACTTCTGCAGTGTCCTTTTGACAAGAACCATCAGATCCGGGCCTGCCGCTTCCCTTATCACCTTATAAAGTGCAGGAAG AATCACCCTAAACTGGCCAGTGAGCTAAAAACCTGTCCTTTCAATGCTCGCCACCTGCTCCCCAAGCATGAGCTGAAACACCACATGGAGACCTGCGCGGACAGGATATCAATGGGCAATGAAGATG GTGGACCCACAAATGAGTACTGTAAATGGCAGGTCCCCGTCACTACCTGGGTAAACCCAAACATGACTGAGGACTGGGACAATG GTTGGAGACGAGGCCTATCAATAATCTTCACCCAAACTTTAGGGCACCCAGTACTCTCCCATGGTCTGGAACTAAGCCATAATTTGAGCTTGCTGTGCAGTGAATCAAAATGGGTTCATAATTTAGGTCttatctttttaaattag
- the zgc:56699 gene encoding gametocyte-specific factor 1 isoform X2 — MATIRFETTSGPWPCRIATSERAQLKEEEDKSDWDPDKLLQCPFDKNHQIRACRFPYHLIKCRKNHPKLASELKTCPFNARHLLPKHELKHHMETCADRISMGNEDGGPTNEYCKWQVPVTTWVNPNMTEDWDNGWRRGLSIIFTQTLGHPVLSHGLELSHNLSLLCSESKWVHNLGLIFLN, encoded by the exons ATGGCAACCATCAGATTTGAAACCACTAGCGGCCCGTGGCCGTGCAGGATTGCTACTTCTGAGAGAGCACAGctgaaagaggaggaag ACAAAAGCGACTGGGACCCAGACAAACTTCTGCAGTGTCCTTTTGACAAGAACCATCAGATCCGGGCCTGCCGCTTCCCTTATCACCTTATAAAGTGCAGGAAG AATCACCCTAAACTGGCCAGTGAGCTAAAAACCTGTCCTTTCAATGCTCGCCACCTGCTCCCCAAGCATGAGCTGAAACACCACATGGAGACCTGCGCGGACAGGATATCAATGGGCAATGAAGATG GTGGACCCACAAATGAGTACTGTAAATGGCAGGTCCCCGTCACTACCTGGGTAAACCCAAACATGACTGAGGACTGGGACAATG GTTGGAGACGAGGCCTATCAATAATCTTCACCCAAACTTTAGGGCACCCAGTACTCTCCCATGGTCTGGAACTAAGCCATAATTTGAGCTTGCTGTGCAGTGAATCAAAATGGGTTCATAATTTAGGTCttatctttttaaattag
- the zgc:56699 gene encoding gametocyte-specific factor 1 isoform X3 yields the protein MATIRFETTSGPWPCRIATSERAQLKEEEADKSDWDPDKLLQCPFDKNHQIRACRFPYHLIKCRKNHPKLASELKTCPFNARHLLPKHELKHHMETCADRISMGNEDGGPTNEYCKWQVPVTTWVNPNMTEDWDNEVDDDAPPFVWGVNTTLNQRLETRPINNLHPNFRAPSTLPWSGTKP from the exons ATGGCAACCATCAGATTTGAAACCACTAGCGGCCCGTGGCCGTGCAGGATTGCTACTTCTGAGAGAGCACAGctgaaagaggaggaag CAGACAAAAGCGACTGGGACCCAGACAAACTTCTGCAGTGTCCTTTTGACAAGAACCATCAGATCCGGGCCTGCCGCTTCCCTTATCACCTTATAAAGTGCAGGAAG AATCACCCTAAACTGGCCAGTGAGCTAAAAACCTGTCCTTTCAATGCTCGCCACCTGCTCCCCAAGCATGAGCTGAAACACCACATGGAGACCTGCGCGGACAGGATATCAATGGGCAATGAAGATG GTGGACCCACAAATGAGTACTGTAAATGGCAGGTCCCCGTCACTACCTGGGTAAACCCAAACATGACTGAGGACTGGGACAATG AGGTTGATGAtgatgctcctccatttgtgtGGGGTGTAAACACCACCTTGAATCAAAG GTTGGAGACGAGGCCTATCAATAATCTTCACCCAAACTTTAGGGCACCCAGTACTCTCCCATGGTCTGGAACTAAGCCATAA